A segment of the Candidatus Hydrogenedentota bacterium genome:
ACCGGGGGCATCGCGCCGCGCGCGGGAAACCGGTAGCGGACGATGCTTGCGCGCGGATACGTTTCCGCTGCGACGGCAGGGTCGTAGTGCGTGGTCGATGCCTGCACACTTTCGGGTGCGCCGAGGTTCAGCGCCCAAAATGCCGGATCGAGGATGTGGCATCCCATATCGCCAAGCGGGCCCGTGCCGAAATCGTAAAACCCGCGCCACGTCAGCGGCGTGTACACTGGGTGATACGGGCGCATTGGCGCGGGGCCGATCCACAAGTCCCAGTTCAACGTCTCCGGCACGGGCGGCGTCTCCGCGGGCCGCGCCATCATCGGAAAGTTCGACCACGGGTCGCCGCCTACGGGCCGGTCACTCCACGCGTGTACCTCGCGTACCGCGCCGATTGCGTCGTCCGCGATCCACTCGCAGCAGCGCCGGATTTCGTCTGACGAATGCCCCTGGTTTCCCATTTGGGTCATTACGTCCGCGGCCCGCGCCGCTTCGGCGATCGTGCGCGTTTCGTAAATGCTGTGCGCGAGCGGCTTCTGGCAGTAGATATGCTTACCCGCGCGAATTGCCGCCATCGCGATCACCGCATGCGTGTGGTCCGGCGTAGCGATAACTACTCCGTCAAAATTCTTTGACTCCTTGTCGAACAACTCCCGGTAGTCCACGTACCGCTTTGCGTTTGGAAACTCCCCGAACGTCCGCGCGGCAAGCGCGGAATCCACATCACACAATGCGACGATGTTCTCCGACTTCATCTTCTGAAGGTTTGCACGGCCCATCCCGCCGACGCCGATCCCCGCGATGTTCAACTTCTCGTTCGGCGACACCTTTCCCGGAACTACCTTTGCCGTGTTTACTCGCTCCGGCGCCGTCGCACACCCCGCCGCACTGAGCGTGGAAGTAGCGATGAATTGCCGGCGAGTGAGGTCAAGTTTTTTCACCAGTATCTCCGTATGGGTCGCCCTGCAGGGCAGTTCCAGTTGTGCCGCGGAGTTGCGGGTCCGCCGCGCCCCGTATATCGTACTCGAATGAGCGGTTCGACTGAAGCACCTGAAGACGGCATTATTCCGGCGGATTGGCTTGCCGAATTCGAGGCCGCCGCGCGCCGGCCCCTGGAAACGCGTATGAGGTATGCTTTTATCAAAACGTACAAACCCGTCTTGGATGACGCTGCCTACCGATCGTTTGACACGATGGAAGACTACCGTCGCTGGTGCGAAGAAAACCTGCCAGATTGGCTTGGTTATGCCCGCGTTTGACTATCGTCAAGCGCAGGAAATCCGCGATGTCTTCGCCGCGCATCGCGTCCGCTATCTGTTCATCGGCAAGTCCGCCGCAATTCTGCTTGGCTTTCCCGATACTACTCAGGATGCCCATATCTATCCCGATAAATCGTTGGAAAATGGCCGAGCGCTCGTTCCCGCATTGCGCCAATTGGGATTCGATCTGTCCGACACGCACGCTGCGGAAATAGAACGCGGCAAGGACTTCGTCCAGTTGAAGAACGGTCCCTTCGATGTCGATTTGGTGTTCGCGCCGGACGGAATCGAGCATTTTGGAGAAGCCTGGCTTCGTCGCGTAGATATCGACGGATTTCCCGTGTGCCACCTGGACGATATTATTGCCAGCAAGGAAGCGTCGCATCGTGTAAAGGATATCGAATCGCTCCCACGGCTGCCATCGTTCAGGAAGTATTGGCTGAATCGCCGCACATAGCCGTCTTCCGATTCTTCGAGTCCATGAACTTGCGAAACCAAAGAGCACGTGGGGTTCGGATTGTCAATCGCCGTGCATCGATGCTCCGTATTTCTCATGGGCATTGCACCGCGTGGGTGGTGGCGGCCTTTTTCGCCGCGACGGCCCCGGCGGATGACTGGCCGCAATTTCGTGGGCCGGGACGCGACGGCGTGTGGCGCGAGGTAGGCGCGCTAGCGCCGTTTCCCGCGGAAGGACTGAAAGTGCTGTGGCGAACGCCGGTGGGAATTGGATGGTCGAGCCCGATTGTCGCGGAAGGCTGTGTGTACCTGTGCGACGCACAACTGACCAAACCGCTCGCGAAGGAACGCGTACTCTGTTTCGATTCGTCGACCGGTATGTTGCGCTGGCAGTACGAATCCGGAGTGTCCTTTCCCGATTGGGCGTACGTGCACGGCCAGGGCGGCGGGCCGACGGCAACGCCCATCTTCGACGCAGGCAGGGTGTACGCGATGGGCCCCTTCGGCCACCTACATTGCCTCTATGCCGACGACGGTTCGCTCGTGTGGCGCAAGAATCTCGACGAGCAGTTTGATATCAGGTTGCTCAGTGTCCGGCCGTCCCCGCTCATCGACGGCAACCTACTCATTGCGTTCATCGGCGGATTACC
Coding sequences within it:
- a CDS encoding Gfo/Idh/MocA family oxidoreductase, whose product is MGRANLQKMKSENIVALCDVDSALAARTFGEFPNAKRYVDYRELFDKESKNFDGVVIATPDHTHAVIAMAAIRAGKHIYCQKPLAHSIYETRTIAEAARAADVMTQMGNQGHSSDEIRRCCEWIADDAIGAVREVHAWSDRPVGGDPWSNFPMMARPAETPPVPETLNWDLWIGPAPMRPYHPVYTPLTWRGFYDFGTGPLGDMGCHILDPAFWALNLGAPESVQASTTHYDPAVAAETYPRASIVRYRFPARGAMPPVDLTWYDGRLLPPVPRDFGVDDKFDRNGALIIGEKGTIVHKSHGAGGLKLLPKSLAADYKQPEMTLPRVKDALHEMDWVRACKDGKPASSSFDYGGALTEMVLLGMLAIRLKDRRLKWDSVNLRVTNDEEANALVNPPYREGWTL